A window from Ignavibacteriota bacterium encodes these proteins:
- the lipB gene encoding lipoyl(octanoyl) transferase LipB has product MENKFAERKLLICDLGLIKYQDAWDIQKKYFELRTHDRINDIFFLCEHPNTYTLGKVADKKNLLYDEKILNEKSIDVFEIDRGGDITYHGPGQIVGYSIINLANWKQDTHLYLRSLEEVLMQVCYNYGLVPSRIEKYTGVWIENRKICAIGIKVSRWITMHGFAFNVNTDLNIYNGIIPCGISDKEVTSLSKELNKIINLEEVKKNIMKNFQQVFSYSQSENLSISGLENLIKN; this is encoded by the coding sequence ATGGAAAACAAATTCGCAGAAAGAAAATTACTGATTTGCGATTTAGGATTGATTAAATACCAAGATGCATGGGATATTCAAAAAAAATATTTTGAGCTGAGAACTCATGATAGAATAAATGATATTTTTTTTCTTTGTGAACATCCCAATACATATACTTTAGGTAAAGTTGCCGATAAGAAAAATCTCCTTTACGATGAAAAAATTTTGAATGAAAAAAGTATAGATGTTTTTGAAATTGATCGCGGCGGAGATATTACTTATCACGGTCCAGGGCAAATTGTTGGATATTCTATTATAAATCTAGCGAATTGGAAACAAGATACACATTTGTATTTACGTTCTTTAGAAGAAGTTTTAATGCAAGTTTGTTATAATTATGGATTAGTTCCTTCAAGAATTGAAAAGTACACGGGAGTTTGGATTGAAAACAGAAAAATTTGTGCTATTGGAATTAAGGTTAGTCGTTGGATTACAATGCATGGATTTGCTTTTAATGTTAATACTGATTTAAATATTTATAACGGAATTATCCCATGTGGCATTAGTGATAAAGAAGTTACTTCGTTGAGTAAGGAGTTAAATAAAATTATAAATTTAGAAGAAGTAAAAAAAAATATTATGAAAAATTTTCAGCAAGTTTTTTCTTATTCGCAAAGTGAAAATTTATCAATAAGCGGATTAGAAAATTTGATTAAAAATTAA
- a CDS encoding endonuclease III, translated as MIGKFGIPERPKKLPKPIDLLIATILSQNTNDKNSFRAFQNLKNNFKDWDEVRNSELYKIENEIKIAGLGIQKATAIKNLLEKLYVNDHNYKMNIFKKICEEEAIKYLTNFKGIGVKTASCVLLFSLDKNICPVDTHVHRTLNRIGVIKTTSPDKTFFEINKNLTKGIAHSLHKNLIRLGREICKPKNYNCEICPIEKKCMFDQKKFNEKIQLKEKSFMLLDNI; from the coding sequence ATTATTGGAAAATTTGGAATTCCGGAAAGACCAAAAAAATTACCCAAACCAATTGATCTTCTTATTGCGACAATTCTCTCACAAAATACAAATGATAAAAATTCATTTCGGGCTTTTCAAAATCTAAAAAATAATTTTAAAGATTGGGATGAAGTTAGAAATTCGGAATTATACAAAATTGAAAATGAAATTAAAATTGCTGGATTAGGAATTCAGAAAGCAACTGCAATTAAAAATTTATTGGAAAAGTTATATGTTAATGATCATAACTATAAAATGAATATTTTTAAAAAAATTTGTGAGGAAGAAGCAATAAAATATTTAACAAATTTTAAAGGAATTGGTGTTAAAACTGCAAGCTGCGTATTACTTTTTTCACTTGATAAAAATATTTGTCCCGTTGATACGCATGTGCATAGAACACTTAATAGAATTGGTGTAATTAAAACAACGTCACCGGATAAAACATTTTTTGAGATAAATAAAAATTTAACTAAAGGAATTGCTCACTCACTTCATAAAAATTTGATAAGATTGGGAAGAGAAATTTGTAAACCAAAAAATTACAATTGTGAAATTTGTCCGATTGAAAAAAAATGTATGTTTGATCAAAAAAAATTTAATGAGAAAATTCAATTGAAAGAAAAATCGTTTATGCTTTTAGACAATATTTAA